From one Paeniglutamicibacter psychrophenolicus genomic stretch:
- a CDS encoding C40 family peptidase, which yields MTQAPKPAPEPEAPKETAKPKPEVTQAPKPTPKPEAPKETAKPKPKPEAPKETAKPKPKPPTIAPQAPKESVKPKPEPEPETSAPQSSRNYNAAFAWGRMIANDESKQYRYGANGPDFYDCSSFTQAAYSKSGISLPRSSSQQYAAAPTKVPLSQLRRGDLVFSSSNGGNSFYHVAIYLGDGQVLHARNPNSGISVTPLSWVNNLHPYAGRY from the coding sequence GTGACACAGGCGCCAAAACCGGCTCCCGAGCCTGAGGCACCCAAGGAAACGGCCAAGCCCAAGCCCGAGGTGACCCAGGCCCCGAAGCCGACCCCCAAGCCCGAGGCACCCAAGGAAACGGCCAAGCCAAAGCCCAAGCCCGAAGCACCCAAGGAGACGGCCAAGCCAAAGCCGAAGCCCCCGACAATTGCTCCGCAGGCCCCGAAGGAATCGGTCAAGCCCAAGCCCGAACCCGAACCCGAGACTTCGGCACCGCAATCGTCGCGCAACTACAACGCCGCCTTTGCCTGGGGCCGCATGATCGCCAATGACGAATCCAAGCAGTACAGGTACGGCGCCAACGGCCCGGACTTCTACGACTGCTCTTCATTCACCCAGGCGGCCTATTCCAAGTCGGGCATCAGCCTGCCCCGGAGTTCCTCCCAGCAATACGCCGCGGCCCCGACCAAGGTCCCGCTCAGCCAGCTGCGCCGGGGTGACCTGGTGTTCTCCTCGTCCAACGGCGGCAATTCGTTCTACCACGTCGCCATCTACCTGGGCGACGGACAGGTCCTGCATGCACGCAACCCCAACAGCGGCATCTCCGTGACGCCGCTGAGCTGGGTCAACAACCTGCATCCCTACGCGGGACGCTACTAG